Genomic window (Longimicrobiales bacterium):
GCCCATGCCGCCCAGCTGCGGCGGCTGGCCTTCCATGGCCGCCACGAAGCACATGTCCGCCGGGTCGCGAATGTAGCCCTCCGCGACTGCAACTTCCACGTCGCGGAACCGCTCCGTCGCCTCGCGTATCGCGTCCAGCTCCCCGGCGATTCCCGGTGCAGCACCCTCTACCTCACTGGCGCTCGCCGCCGGGACCTCCACCTGTCCCGCGCCGCAGCCCGCGAGCAGCGCGCCAAGTCCCAGACAGACTGCAGCCGCTACGGCAGCCGGATGCGATAGAAGAAATCCTGCGCGCTGCCGTCGCGCGTGCGGCGCAGTCGGGTCTCGATGCTCCAGGTTCGCTGTCGTCACTGTTTCCCCCATATGTCTGAGGCGGAGCGGACCACCCGCCCCGCCGTTGATTACGAATCAGATCCGCGCCTCGAACACGAGGTTGAACGGGGTCTCGGCGGCGCGACGGAAGCGCGTGAAGCCCGCCTCCTCGAGCACCGCCCGGATCGCCGCCTCGCCCGCCTGCGCGCCCAGCGCCAGCCCGACCTCCTGGCTGAGCGACGTCGGCGTGCAGATCAGAGTCGATGCCGCGTAGTAGAGACGGCCGACCGGATTGAGATTCTCCTCGACGCGATCGCCCGCACGCGGCTCGACGACCATCAGGATGCCGTCCGGCGCCAGGGCCTGCTTCGCATGCATCGCCGCACCTACGGGATCGCCCAGATCGTGCAGACAATCGAACATCGTAATGAGGTCGTAGCCGCGCCCCGGAAAGTCCTTGGCGGTCGTGCGCTCGAACGTCACGCGGTCGGCTACGCCGGCTGCACGGGCATCCGCATTCGCAGCGTCGATCGATCCTTCGTGATAGTCGAACCCGAAGAACCGCGACTCCGGGAACGCCTCGGCCATCAGCCTGGTTGAGATGCCGTATCCGCACCCGACATCCGCGACACGGGCCCCTGCCCGCAGCTTCTCCTCCGCGCCCTCGAGCGCCGGCAGCCAGCCGCTCACCAGGTTTGCGCGGTACCCCGGCTCGAAGAACCGCGCTGTCGAGCATGACAGGTTCGGGTCGTGATCGTGCCAGCGAATCCCTTCGCCTGTGCGGAACGACTCTTCGACCTGCTCACTGCGCGCGCCCATGATCATCGCCTGCTCGAAGCCGACGATCAGGTAGGCGGGGCTGGTCCTGTCCGCGAACACCAGCGCCTGCTCCGGCGTGAGCGCGTAGCGATCGGTGTCGGCATCGTATGCGACGTATCCTGCCGCCGCCTGTGCCCGCACCCACTCGCGCACGTAACGCTCGGTAGTGCCCGTGCGCTCGGCCAGCTCCGACGTCGTGACGAATCCGTCCGCCAGTGCCTCGAAGAGGCCCAGCCGGCTGCCAAGAATCATCAGCGGCGCCTGGACCGCCGCGCCAATATCGACGAGCGTTCGCCCGAGCAGCTCATTCAGCGTGTCGTGATTCACTGCGACTTCTGCCGTGGCTTCCATTCATCCCTCCTTGTCCGACGTGCACCGGGCCGCATCAGTGCGACCCGAGAAGTCATTATCGACTTCTGCGGACAAGTCTCGGTGCCGGCTGTTTCGGGAGGGTGTCAGATCCGTGTCAGGCGCCTGTCACGCGAGGCACGCGACCGCATGCTGGAATCAACCGGAGGGACACGAGCACCGGACGCGATGCGGCGCCTGAGCGGCGTCCGGACATGAGCGCCAGGAGGGCGCCGGCGCAATCAGTCCAGCGTTTCCTCGGCCAGGAATCGGAGCGCCTCGCGCATCCAGTAATCGAACGCGGGCTCGTGCTCGAGGATCAGATGGTTCTCGCTCTCCAGCAGCACGAACCGCGCACCGGGTATTCCCATGGCCAGCTCGCGACCCTTCTCGAAATGGATGCGGGCGTCGCCGCGGCTGTGCAGAACGAGCGTCGGTGCACGCACTTCCGCAAGACGAGCGCGCACATCGATGTACGCGAACGTTTCCATGAAGCGCGCTGCCATCGCCGGCGATACTGTCCGGCGCTGCAGCTCGTTGAACCACTCGATCTCCGCTGCGTTCCCGCCGGGTATGAACGTCTGCGTGAACATCTGCCGGTACGCCGGCGTGTCCTCGCCCCAGCCGTGACGCACGATCTCGATGCTCGCATCGCGGCGCGCGATCTCTGCGGGGCCGAAGCTCGGATCCGCGCGCCAGCCGGCCGCGTAGCCGCCGTGCAGGATGAGTCCGGAGACGCGCTCGGGGTGGCGCGCGGCGTACTCGATGCATACCGCGCAGCCCTGCGAGATGCCGAGCAGGGGAAACCGATCGAGGCCGCACGCGTCCACGATGCATTCCAGGTCAAGGACCCAGGCATCGAGCGACATGTCCACCGGGTCGCGGTCGGAGAGACCGCTGCCACGTTCGTCATATCGTATGAACGTGCGTCGTGCGGCGAGCTCGCGGAACAGGCGGCGCCAGACGGGACTCTCCCAGTCGAACTCCAGGTGGTTGAGCCAGTTGGCGGCCTTCACCAGCGGCGGACCGCTGCCGACGGTCGCATAGGCGAGGCGCACGCCGTCGGCGCTGGCGGCGAAGCGGATGTCCTGGCTGGGCTCGCTGCCCGGCACGACCTGAGGCGCATGTACCACCTCGAGTGTGTATGCGGCCACGCCAGCCACGGGGGCCTGCGGCGGCGCGGCATGCTGGATGATCTGCCGCTCCATCTCGCGCAGCGCCGGCGAGGGGTCGAGGCCGAGCTCCGTACTGAGCAGTCGCCTGTAGTCCTGGAAGGCAGCGAGCGCATCGTGCTGACGACCGGCCTGATAGAGAGCCTGCATGGCCAGCGCGCGATGCCGCTCGCTCAACGGATCGGCCAGGATCAGGTCCTCGGCCGCTGCCACAGCCTCGCCGGTCCGGCCGACCGCGAGCAGGCATTCCACGCGACGCTCCTGCACGCTGTTCCGCAGCTGGTTCAGTCGGGCCGCCTCGCCCAGAAAGTGGGGCAGCTCACGAAACTCGACGTACGCGTCATCGCGCCACAGCGCCAGCGCGTCGTCGGCCAGCGCCAGAGCCCGCTGCGGCGCCGACACTGACCGGGCGCGGCTCACCAGCTGCTCGAACACCGTCACGTCCAGCTGGTCCGGCCCGGGCGTCAGGCGGTAGCCGGGCACATCCCCGCGCACGAGCAGCCCCTCTCCTCCGGCCTCCGTCAGCAGTGCGCGCAGGCGCGAGATCTGAGTGCGGAGCGCGCCGGCCGGATCATCCGGAAGGTGCTCGCCCCACAGCACGTCCACGAGGCGATCCGCAGACACGACCCGGGGTGCGTGCAGGATGAGCGTGGCGAGCAGGAGCCGCTGCTTGGCGCCGTTCGGCACCAGAACGCGTCCGTCATCGGTGTGAACCTCGACAGGTCCCAGCACCCGGAACTGAATGGCGACCTCGGAGGGTTGCGGCGCGCCCGGCAGGCTGCAGCGACGCCGTTCAGGTTGTGGTTCCCGGTCGGAGGATGCCCCGGTCGCCGTTTCCTGTCAATGGAATGTCCGCGCAGATCGTGTTCTTGACGCACACTCCCGGGGGCCGTACGTGTACCGAATGGACATCACATTTCGCACGGCTGAAGCCGGAGACCTGCCGCAGATCGTCGCACTGCTGGCCGATGACGTGCTGGGCCGGAAACGCGAGGCCGCGGGCGATGCGCTCGCGGAGAGCTACGTGGAAGCGTTCGAGGCGATCGACGGGGATCCGAACAACGAGCTGATCGTGGGCTGCATGGATGGCAGGATCGTGGCAACGCTGCAGCTGACGTTCACACCGTCACTCTCGTTTCAGGGCTCCTGGCGCGCCACTGTCGAGAGTGTGCGAACGGACTCCGCGCTGCGTGGCCGCGGGATCGGCGCCGCCCTGATGGAGCATGCGATCGACCGTGCGCGGGCGCGGGGCTGCGGCATCGTGCAGCTGACCACGAACAAGGCGCGTGGCGACGCGCGGCGCTTCTACGAGCGGCTCGGCTTCAGCGCCACCCACGAAGGCATGAAGCTGATGCTCGAGTAACTCGCAGGTGCCGGCGGCTCACGTGCCGGTGCTGCGGCACGTCAGCGGGGGTGCCTATGGATGGATCGAGTTGCTGTCCGTCGCCGGCGCCACCAGCGACGACTGCGGCGTCAGCTCCGTGACACGCTGCATCGCCGAGTCCGCGGCGGCGACGTTGCCGAGCTGACGCTCGACCATGGACAGGCCGAACCAGCCCGCTGATTCCTCCGGGGCCAGCTCGATTGCGCGCCGGTACTGATCGCGCGCAGCGTTGTAGTCCTTTGCGCGGAACGCGGCATTGCCGCTGTCCAGTGCCGCCAGCACGTCCTGCGGGAGCTCGCGTGCCGCGCGCCAGGCCGCGGAATCGATGCTCCCCGTCGCCTGATCGTCGCGCAACCCTTCATCCCCGCGGCATGCGGCAAGGACGAGCAGCGCCACCATCGTCACACCGATTCTATTCATCACGTCCTCCGGTTCAACGGATCTGTAATGTGGCACACCAGGCAGATGGCCGCGTTTCTCTTCTGCGCGCGGCGCGCATCGAAGCCCTCACCGTGCGGATTCACCTTGAATGCGCCCAGCACGGAATGGCACTGCATGCACTCGGGCTGCGTGTGGCACGACGTGCAGCTCTCCAGCCCCTGACGCGCCGCCTGACCGTGCC
Coding sequences:
- a CDS encoding class I SAM-dependent methyltransferase yields the protein MEATAEVAVNHDTLNELLGRTLVDIGAAVQAPLMILGSRLGLFEALADGFVTTSELAERTGTTERYVREWVRAQAAAGYVAYDADTDRYALTPEQALVFADRTSPAYLIVGFEQAMIMGARSEQVEESFRTGEGIRWHDHDPNLSCSTARFFEPGYRANLVSGWLPALEGAEEKLRAGARVADVGCGYGISTRLMAEAFPESRFFGFDYHEGSIDAANADARAAGVADRVTFERTTAKDFPGRGYDLITMFDCLHDLGDPVGAAMHAKQALAPDGILMVVEPRAGDRVEENLNPVGRLYYAASTLICTPTSLSQEVGLALGAQAGEAAIRAVLEEAGFTRFRRAAETPFNLVFEARI
- a CDS encoding alpha/beta fold hydrolase, producing the protein MLGPVEVHTDDGRVLVPNGAKQRLLLATLILHAPRVVSADRLVDVLWGEHLPDDPAGALRTQISRLRALLTEAGGEGLLVRGDVPGYRLTPGPDQLDVTVFEQLVSRARSVSAPQRALALADDALALWRDDAYVEFRELPHFLGEAARLNQLRNSVQERRVECLLAVGRTGEAVAAAEDLILADPLSERHRALAMQALYQAGRQHDALAAFQDYRRLLSTELGLDPSPALREMERQIIQHAAPPQAPVAGVAAYTLEVVHAPQVVPGSEPSQDIRFAASADGVRLAYATVGSGPPLVKAANWLNHLEFDWESPVWRRLFRELAARRTFIRYDERGSGLSDRDPVDMSLDAWVLDLECIVDACGLDRFPLLGISQGCAVCIEYAARHPERVSGLILHGGYAAGWRADPSFGPAEIARRDASIEIVRHGWGEDTPAYRQMFTQTFIPGGNAAEIEWFNELQRRTVSPAMAARFMETFAYIDVRARLAEVRAPTLVLHSRGDARIHFEKGRELAMGIPGARFVLLESENHLILEHEPAFDYWMREALRFLAEETLD
- a CDS encoding GNAT family N-acetyltransferase, which encodes MDITFRTAEAGDLPQIVALLADDVLGRKREAAGDALAESYVEAFEAIDGDPNNELIVGCMDGRIVATLQLTFTPSLSFQGSWRATVESVRTDSALRGRGIGAALMEHAIDRARARGCGIVQLTTNKARGDARRFYERLGFSATHEGMKLMLE
- a CDS encoding tetratricopeptide repeat protein; amino-acid sequence: MNRIGVTMVALLVLAACRGDEGLRDDQATGSIDSAAWRAARELPQDVLAALDSGNAAFRAKDYNAARDQYRRAIELAPEESAGWFGLSMVERQLGNVAAADSAMQRVTELTPQSSLVAPATDSNSIHP